The Saccharomyces mikatae IFO 1815 strain IFO1815 genome assembly, chromosome: 13 genome has a segment encoding these proteins:
- the RSE1 gene encoding U2 snRNP complex subunit RSE1 (similar to Saccharomyces cerevisiae RSE1 (YML049C); ancestral locus Anc_1.497): MVAKDNDLYLYHLTLQKQTNFRHSCIGHFVDLDAGSRREQSQLCIATETHLELYDTSEGQMKLVTKFQNLFATITSMKSLDLPHSGSRKNASNWPTFLVLTSDSGNLSIVQIAMQAGTFKLKTLVNQPLSRTTLRRVSPISYMEIDPNGRCIVLSSVEQNKLCFLVDYAQKLRISSPLEIIRPHMVTLDMTVCDVNFNNPCFVTLEIDNTAAQLSVHLIFYVLELGLNHIVKKADYSVNSSAGFILSLPDLSRYGITTSLNDNNYDVDDDSLFNPFVVIGFENHILIKDMNGFFSLKVEIPQRAGIRNSQKNVTIISGIVQKLKNDFFVLLQSNHGDLFKLTVRPDNNDRNRPLIQLSYFDTIQNSHQLHIFKSGYLFALSEMNNNFLFQFEQLGVENDPSKILTSKNPNNSLVFEPSVELQNLSILSQQLNLNPSIRSQILSDSPLSIVTKHFTNSKIITLTNAVNYSNLISTSLPPNATKLWLIPDPAATGDNNTLLFITFPKKTMILQIDNESMEELTPDEATSSTFKLSQDTTIHTCLMGSHSIIQVCTAELRHIVPSGKSKYSNKLTWVPPAGIRIVCATSSKTQLIIALSNYELVYFKIDSSTDSLIELTTHPELDTMPSRLSIVQDTQHADLLAIADNEGIIKIMSLRDQKEDFLSVISLQLVNEKISDMIMIRDSWIGMLNLHVGLENGVYMRFHIQDVDGTFNDIKKRFLGLKPVSLSYLQNISTSLKEEEDDDDDEEEEEEKEEEEDNNKTNLISCVFCHSSSTWVSYTWNNIWNIRLLKDQSMLSCSKFVNADVEVNGICSITKSGRLDIGKVFNFPTLDNWFHVDESSVEKQENGIENEINEEEKKEDNDDDDNEEEEGKEESEVEEGETLQVSLFQPRVILSFPNKPKHFLFIDNHSDIQQCRLSLRVNGICLNYNKSNILFIILHNVRCISAAIVDFTRQANHLVICAEDKRLLTYKVLVNKDQSSFEIEPIHQTNIISPIYSMLKFKNFLLTAIDSTIVLYGLGKKQLLRRSVTQTPVSITKIVSMDQWNHERLAVGDIHESVTLFIWNPAGNIFIPIVDDSVKRHVATLKFLDEATIIGADKFGNVWTLRCPLECEKIISNCNPEELSDNTIKYPLDLISLQQKLPNTYDCKFKFQLLNHFFVNDIITDFHILDSISNSDRPGCIYMGLQGTVGCFIPLLSKGNVLMMKKIESIMAEADDSFYLDYESRKRNKNMRKEDDEEELASVVLHGLHDIVDEPICEGSYSVVGRDHQNYRSYYAPVRKVIDGDLCENFLRLSLIEQEFLTNNLKNIQVKDIIHSIIEVRTNYI; encoded by the coding sequence ATGGTTGCTAAGGATAATGATCTGTACTTATACCATCTCACGTTACAAAAACAGACAAACTTTAGGCACTCCTGCATAGGGCACTTCGTGGATCTGGATGCGGGGTCCAGGCGTGAGCAGTCGCAATTGTGTATTGCTACTGAGACACACTTGGAGCTCTATGATACTTCAGAAGGGCAGATGAAGCTTGTTACTAAATTCCAAAACCTGTTTGCAACGATAACCTCGATGAAGTCGCTCGACTTGCCACATTCTGGGTCAAGGAAAAACGCTTCCAATTGGCCCACTTTTTTGGTGTTAACTTCTGACTCTGGCAATTTAAGTATTGTGCAGATCGCTATGCAAGCCGGTACGTTTAAACTAAAGACTTTGGTGAATCAACCGTTAAGTAGAACCACCCTTCGAAGAGTATCTCCCATATCGTACATGGAAATCGACCCTAATGGGCGTTGTATAGTTCTTTCATCTGTAGAACAGAATAAATTGTGTTTCCTCGTTGATTATGCCCAAAAATTGAGGATATCCTCTCCCCTGGAAATCATTAGGCCTCATATGGTAACATTAGATATGACTGTTTGTGATGTAAATTTTAATAATCCATGTTTTGTTACTTTAGAAATTGACAATACCGCTGCTCAACTATCAGTACACTTGATATTCTATGTACTTGAATTGGGCTTGAATCATATCGTCAAAAAGGCTGATTATTCAGTCAATTCATCAGCAGGCTTCATCTTAAGCTTACCAGATTTGTCGCGGTATGGTATAACAACTTCCCTCAACGACAACAACTATGATGTTGACGATGATTCCCTTTTCAATCCTTTTGTTGTCATTGGCTTCGAAAATCATATCCTTATTAAGGACATGAATGGATTTTTTAGCTTAAAAGTGGAAATACCTCAGAGAGCTGGCATAAGAAACAGTCAGAAAAACGTAACAATTATTTCAGGCATAGTacagaaattgaaaaatgatttttttgttctccTACAATCCAACCATGGTGACCTTTTCAAATTAACAGTTAGGCCcgataataatgatagaAATAGACCGCTAATTCAGTTATCCTATTTTGATACAATCCAAAATTCACATCAATTACACATTTTCAAGAGTGGTTACCTGTTTGCATTATCTGAAATGAACAACAACTTTCTATTTCAGTTTGAACAACTGGGTGTAGAGAACGATCCTTCTAAGATTTTAACCTCAAAAAATCCAAATAATTCGCTGGTTTTCGAACCATCCGTCGAATTACAAAATTTGAGTATATTATCACAACAGCTAAATTTGAATCCATCAATTAGATCTCAAATTTTGAGTGATTCGCCACTTTCTATTGTCACTAAACATTTTACGAATAGCAAGATAATAACTCTAACAAACGCTGTGAATTACTCTAATTTGATATCTACTAGTTTGCCACCAAACGCAACTAAATTATGGTTAATACCTGATCCTGCAGCAACAGGTGACAACAATACTCTTCTATTCATAACTTTCCccaagaaaacaatgatattACAGATTGACAATGAATCCATGGAAGAACTAACACCTGACGAAGCAACAAGTTCAACTTTCAAGCTATCTCAAGATACTACAATCCATACATGCCTAATGGGTTCACATTCTATTATTCAAGTATGCACTGCGGAATTGAGGCATATTGTACCAAGTGGTAAATCCAAGTATTCTAATAAGTTGACTTGGGTACCCCCAGCAGGTATTCGTATTGTGTGTGCAACATCCTCGAAGACACAGCTGATCATAGCATTATCAAATTACGAATTGGTCTATTTTAAGATAGATTCATCCACAGATTCATTAATTGAACTGACAACTCACCCAGAATTGGATACAATGCCGTCTAGACTTTCCATTGTACAAGATACACAGCATGCTGATTTATTAGCCATAGCTGATAACGAAGGTATAATTAAAATAATGTCTCTTAGAGACCAAAAGGAGGATTTTTTATCTGTAATAAGTCTACAACTTgtcaatgaaaaaatttctgaCATGATCATGATTAGAGATTCTTGGATAGGAATGCTTAATCTGCATGTTGGTTTAGAAAATGGTGTGTACATGAGATTCCATATACAAGACGTTGATGGAACTTTTAATGACATTAAAAAACGATTTCTTGGCTTGAAACCTGTTTCCCTGTCATATTTACAGAATATATCTACGtcattgaaagaagaagaagacgatgacgatgatgaagaagaggaagaagaaaaagaagaagaagaagataataataaaaccAACTTGATTTCATGTGTTTTTTGtcattcttcttctacatGGGTAAGCTACACCTGGAATAACATATGGAACATACGACTGTTAAAAGATCAAAGTATGTTGAGTTGTTCCAAATTCGTTAACGCAGATGTAGAGGTGAACGGTATCTGTTCAATAACGAAATCAGGGCGTTTGGATATCGGTAAAGTTTTTAATTTTCCAACTTTGGACAACTGGTTTCACGTCGATGAATCAAGTGTTGAAAAGCAAGAGAATGgaatagaaaatgaaatcaacgaagaggaaaaaaaagaagataatgatgatgatgataatgaagaagaagaaggaaaagaagaatcagAAGTAGAAGAAGGGGAAACATTGCAAGTATCTCTATTCCAACCTCGCGTTATCTTATCATTTCCGAATAAACCGAAACATTTTCTGTTCATTGACAACCACTCTGACATACAGCAATGCCGTCTATCATTGCGAGTTAATGGTATATGCTTGAACTACAAcaaatcaaatattttgttcatAATACTACACAATGTGCGCTGCATTTCTGCGGCTATAGTGGACTTCACGAGGCAGGCTAACCATCTCGTAATTTGTGCTGAAGATAAAAGACTGCTCACATACAAAGTACTAGTTAATAAAGACCAGTCATCTTTTGAGATTGAACCAATTCATCAAACCAATATCATCTCACCGATATATTCCATGTTGaagtttaaaaattttctacTCACCGCCATCGATTCCACTATTGTCCTCTACGGCTTAGGGAAAAAGCAGCTGTTGAGAAGATCTGTAACGCAGACTCCCGTATCCATAACAAAAATTGTATCCATGGACCAGTGGAATCATGAAAGATTGGCTGTTGGCGACATACACGAATCTGTCACTCTATTTATCTGGAATCCTGCtggaaatatttttattccaATTGTCGATGACTCCGTAAAACGCCATGTGGcaactttgaaatttttagaTGAGGCAACAATAATAGGCGCTGATAAGTTCGGAAATGTGTGGACTTTAAGGTGTCCGCTAGAATgcgaaaaaataatatcaaattgTAATCCTGAAGAATTATCAGATAACACTATTAAGTACCCGCTGGACCTTATAAGCTTACAGCAGAAACTGCCCAATACTTATGACTGCAAGTTTAAATTTCAACTATTGAATCACTTTTTCGTCAATGATATCATCACAGATTTCCATATCTTGGACAGCATTTCAAATTCTGATAGACCTGGCTGCATCTATATGGGTTTACAAGGCACTGTTGGCTGCTTTATtccattattatcaaagGGGAATGttttaatgatgaaaaaaatcgaaaGTATAATGGCTGAGGCAGATGATTCGTTTTATTTAGATTATGAGTCACgaaagagaaataagaaCATGCGAaaggaagatgatgaagaggaatTAGCTAGCGTTGTGTTACACGGACTGCATGACATAGTTGACGAACCAATATGTGAGGGGTCTTATTCCGTTGTAGGCCGAGATCACCAAAACTATAGAAGCTATTATGCCCCTGTGCGCAAAGTTATTGACGGAGATCTATgtgagaattttttgagGCTTTCCTTGATTGAACAAGAATTTTTAACCAACAATCTGAAGAATATTCAAGTAAAGGATATAATTCATAGCATAATTGAGGTTAGAACAAATTACATTTAA